From a single Budorcas taxicolor isolate Tak-1 chromosome X, Takin1.1, whole genome shotgun sequence genomic region:
- the SLC25A5 gene encoding ADP/ATP translocase 2, with translation MTDAAVSFAKDFLAGGVAAAISKTAVAPIERVKLLLQVQHASKQITADKQYKGIIDCVVRIPKEQGVLSFWRGNLANVIRYFPTQALNFAFKDKYKQIFLGGVDKRTQFWRYFAGNLASGGAAGATSLCFVYPLDFARTRLAADVGKAGAEREFRGLGDCLVKIYKSDGIRGLYQGFNVSVQGIIIYRAAYFGIYDTAKGMLPDPKNTHIFISWMIAQSVTAVAGLTSYPFDTVRRRMMMQSGRKGTDIMYTGTLDCWRKIARDEGAKAFFKGAWSNVLRGMGGAFVLVLYDEIKKFT, from the exons ATGACAGATGCCGCCGTGTCCTTCGCCAAGGACTTCCTGGCAGGTGGAGTGGCGGCGGCCATCTCCAAGACCGCGGTCGCGCCCATCGAGCGGGTGAAGCTGCTGCTGCAG GTGCAGCATGCCAGCaagcaaatcactgcagataagcAGTACAAGGGCATCATAGACTGCGTGGTTCGTATCCCCAAGGAGCAGGGAGTCCTGTCCTTCTGGCGTGGTAACCTGGCCAATGTGATCAGATacttccccacccaggctctCAACTTTGCCTTCAAAGATAAATACAAGCAGATCTTCCTGGGTGGTGTGGACAAGAGGACCCAGTTTTGGCGCTACTTTGCAGGAAATCTGGCATCAGGTGGTGCCGCCGGGGCCACGTCCCTGTGTTTCGTGTACCCTCTCGACTTTGCCCGTACCCGTCTAGCAGCCGACGTGGGCAAAGCTGGAGCTGAAAGGGAATTCAGAGGCCTCGGTGACTGCCTGGTTAAGATCTACAAATCTGACGGGATTAGAGGCCTGTACCAAGGCTTTAACGTGTCTGTGCAGGGTATTATCATCTACCGAGCTGCCTACTTCGGTATATATGACACTGCAAAGG GAATGCTTCCAGATCCCAAGAACACTCATATCTTCATCAGCTGGATGATCGCACAGTCAGTCACGGCGGTTGCTGGGTTGACTTCCTATCCGTTCGACACTGTGCGTCGCCGCATGATGATGCAGTCAGGGCGCAAAGGAA CTGATATCATGTACACAGGCACGCTTGACTGCTGGAGGAAGATTGCTCGTGATGAAGGAGCCAAAGCCTTTTTCAAAGGCGCGTGGTCCAATGTTCTCAGAGGCATGGGCGGGGCTTTTGTGCTTGTCCTGTATgatgaaatcaagaagttcacctaA